The Pecten maximus chromosome 14, xPecMax1.1, whole genome shotgun sequence genome includes a region encoding these proteins:
- the LOC117342812 gene encoding probable glutamate--tRNA ligase, mitochondrial: protein MALPMRQITRKIFWRKVLSRCRFSTSCTHFHHDIVRVRFAPSPTGYLHLGSLRTALFNYCQAKTNGGVFILRIEDTDQSRKVEGATESIMKVLDWAGLSPDEGPLVGGEHGPYIQSERKQIYQEATETLLKKGAVYPCFCTENRLNLLRKEAYRRKEIPKYDNKCRDLTTEEIEEKKSQGIPWVVRLRVDDWSRAWDDMVYGHIAINHQEGDPVLMKADGYPTYHFANVVDDHLMKITHVLRGEEWQSSTPKHLVLYQAFGWDPPKFAHLPLILNSNGTKLSKRQGDITVDYFKKKGYSPRVLLNYLTLTGGGFGTSSLTPECFSLDQLVQKFDLKNVTSHSGRLHPQNLEILSRKLLLAKLETKEGQNELVQYTIQLVKDHYRNRSSDEDLAKFIFNEDHIGSLLKWALPERITRPEDLLGEQFIFLWEVPDKTDIATFLQKTGEDSHMFINVGLEIVDTVEQFEAESINAALNKKAKSLKISLKKLMPILRYVLFSTVEGPKVGEIMFALGKEQTVFRLQRALELSDISAV, encoded by the exons ATGGCGCTGCCCATGAGACAAATCACGCGAAAAATCTTCTGGAGAAAAGTTTTATCACGTTGTAGATTTTCAACAAGTTGTACCCATTTTCACCATGATATTGTAAGAGTACGCTTTGCTCCAAGTCCAACGGGATATCTGCATTTAGGTTCATTACGAACGGCCCTCTTCAATTATTGCCAAGCAAAAACGAATGGAGGAGTTTTCATTCTGAGGATAGAAGATACggaccag AGCAGAAAAGTTGAAGGAGCAACAGAAAGTATCATGAAAGTGCTGGACTGGGCAGGATTATCTCCAGACGAAG GTCCACTAGTAGGAGGTGAGCATGGGCCCTACATCCAG tcagaaagaaaacaaatctaCCAGGAAGCCACAGAAACACTGCTCAAG AAAGGTGCTGTCTATCCATGCTTTTGCACAGAAAATCGACTGAATTTATTGAGAAAGGAAGCATACAGAAGGAAGGAGATCCCCAAATATGATAACAAATGTAGAGATTTAACGACAGAAGAAATTGAAGAAAAGAAGTCCCAAGGTATTCCATGGGTAGTACGACTGAGG GTGGATGACTGGAGTCGGGCGTGGGATGACATGGTGTATGGACACATAGCAATCAACCACCAGGAAGGTGACCCT GTGCTAATGAAGGCAGACGGTTATCCCACGTACCATTTTGCGAATGTTGTGGACGATCATCTCATGAAGATTACACATGTGCTACGAGGAGAA GAATGGCAATCCTCCACACCTAAACACCTTGTACTTTACCAGGCCTTTGGCTGGGATCCACCCAAGTTTGCTCACCTACCTCTCATACTGAATTC GAATGGGACTAAGTTATCAAAGCGACAAGGTGATATCACTGTGGACTATTTCAAG AAAAAAGGTTACTCTCCACGGGTGCTGTTGAACTACCTCACGTTGACTGGTGGAGGATTCGGGACGTCTTCCTTGACCCCGGAGTGTTTCTCACTAGACCAGCTCGTACAGAAG TTTGATTTAAAGAATGTGACTTCCCATTCTGGTCGGCTACATCCTCAGAATTTAGAGATACTTAGCAGAAAGCTCTTACTAGCAAAGCTTGAGACGAAGGAGGGCCAGAATGAgcttgtccagtataccataCAACTGGTCAAGGATCACTATAGAAACAG atCATCAGATGAAGACCTGGcgaagtttatatttaatgaGGACCATATTGGTAGTCTGTTGAAATGGGCGTTACCG gAAAGGATAACAAGGCCTGAAGATCTGCTTGGAGAACAATTCATATTTCTGTGGGAAGTGCCTGATAAAACTGATATAGCTACCTTCTTACAAAAGACTGGTGAAGATAGccatatgtttataaatgttgGCTTAGAAATTGTTGATACAGTGGAACAGTTTGAAGCAGAGAGTATTAATGCAGCACTCAACAAGAAAGCCAAATCTTTAAAAATTTCTCTAAAGAAGTTAATGCCAATACTAAGATATGTGCTATTCTCAACAGTG GAAGGGCCAAAAGTTGGTGAAATAATGTTTGCTTTGGGGAAAGAACAGACTGTGTTTCGTCTACAGAGGGCTTTAGAGCTCAGTGATATCAGTGCTgtgtag
- the LOC117342811 gene encoding uncharacterized protein LOC117342811, which produces MEQAMEMLKDKYDFTVRWEPFFLRSDTPPEGRPKPAAYMDPSNPRLNHLVKAGAAIGLVFANKSPIFPSTLKPHALMEFAKEKNDGIHQNDIAEKLFKKYFTDGDILGEETLLGVADEVGLDRSEVSSYLNDKDALQKVFTTATQWSAQGISGVPTFYFNGKQVFSGAQDTDTFTRMFEVVHERFPLQTDSKK; this is translated from the exons ATGGAGCAAGCGATGGAAATGTTGAAAGATAAATACGACTTCACCGTTCGCTGGGAACCATTTTTCCTCCGATCCGATACTCCTCCTGAAGGCAGGCCCAAACCAGCAGCCTACATGGACCCTTCCAACCCAAG ATTGAACCACCTGGTAAAGGCTGGTGCAGCCATTGGTTTGGTATTTGCCAACAAGAGCCCAATATTTCCCAGCACACTGAAACCTCATGCCTTAATGGAGTTCGCTAAAGAAAAGAATGATGGCATCCATCAAAATGATATTGCAGAAAAACTCTTCAAG AAATACTTCACTGACGGCGATATTCTGGGTGAGGAGACACTACTTGGCGTGGCTGATGAGGTGGGACTGGACAGGTCAGAAGTCAGCTCTTACCTTAACGACAAAGATGCCCTACAGAAGGTGTTTACAACAGCCACACAATGGTCAGCACAAGGGATATCAG GTGTGCCCACATTCTACTTCAATGGGAAGCAGGTGTTTTCTGGAGCCCAGGACACGGACACCTTCACGAGAATGTTTGAAGTTGTTCATGAAAGGTTTCCACTACAAACTGACAGTAAGAAGTAA